Proteins co-encoded in one Rhinoderma darwinii isolate aRhiDar2 unplaced genomic scaffold, aRhiDar2.hap1 Scaffold_54, whole genome shotgun sequence genomic window:
- the LOC142722916 gene encoding protein kinase C-like 1: MASNGHGEDEEKREEEKRKREEDSVTGFKKMTKKRRGAKDRGLEDEEPRPGSSQDPGTSSPYARLTISRFTIHQVLGRGSFGKVVLASVPGRNTYMAVKMITKRDNTDEIMRERRILLAARHCPFLCHLYAAHQSEERAFFITEYLSGGSLEALIRMCGCLNIGNVRRVNNQETEGGGKKKR; this comes from the exons ATGGCGTCCAATGGACATGGAGAAGACGAAGAGAAGcgagaagaggagaagaggaagagggaggaggacagcgtcaccggattcaagaagatgacgaagaagaggagaggagccaaggacagaggattggaggatgaggagccaagacctgggagcagccaagaccctggaacatccagcccctatgccaggcttaccatcagccgcttcaccatccaccaggtcctgggtaggggcagctttggcaaa gtggtcctggcatcagtccccggccgaaacacctacatggccgtaaaaatgatcaccaaacgggacaatacggacgaaattatgagagagcggcggatactcctagcggccagacactgcccgttcctatgccacctctatgccgcacatcaatctgaggagcgggcattttttatcacggagtatctgtccggtggcagcctggaggctttgatcaggatgtgcggctgcttgaacatcggcaacgtaaggcgagtaaataatcaggagactgaggggggtggaaagaagaaaaggtga